One genomic window of Bradyrhizobium sp. B124 includes the following:
- a CDS encoding septation protein IspZ, giving the protein MKSVFARLASDFLSTIVFLVVYLATDNVLIATAVAIVGAIAQVVYARVKGQALGYMTWASLGLVIVLGGATLLTNDPRFVLAKPAIGHIAIGAIMLKRGWMLRYLPPIVTETIPEYATLAGYAWAGLMFILAAGTIAIAATGDIKLWAFYVSVVLVGAKIAAFAIQYVAFRFLVGNRLRAAARA; this is encoded by the coding sequence ATGAAGAGCGTATTCGCCAGGCTCGCGAGCGACTTCCTCTCCACCATCGTGTTCCTGGTGGTCTATCTCGCCACCGACAATGTCCTGATCGCCACCGCTGTTGCGATCGTGGGTGCGATTGCGCAAGTGGTCTATGCGCGCGTCAAGGGACAGGCGCTCGGCTACATGACCTGGGCGAGCCTTGGGCTGGTGATCGTGCTCGGCGGAGCGACGCTGCTCACCAACGATCCGCGCTTCGTGCTGGCGAAGCCCGCGATCGGCCACATCGCGATCGGCGCGATCATGCTCAAGCGCGGCTGGATGCTGCGCTATCTGCCGCCGATCGTGACCGAGACCATTCCGGAATACGCTACCCTCGCCGGCTATGCCTGGGCCGGGCTGATGTTCATCCTCGCCGCCGGCACCATCGCGATCGCGGCGACCGGCGACATCAAGCTGTGGGCGTTCTACGTGTCGGTGGTGCTGGTCGGCGCCAAGATCGCCGCGTTCGCGATCCAGTACGTCGCTTTCCGCTTCCTGGTCGGCAACCGGCTGCGCGCCGCCGCCCGCGCCTGA
- a CDS encoding DUF429 domain-containing protein, which translates to MRAVGLDGFSKGWVAVTIDGDQRTISFHGDIADALTGPFDRAGIDIPIGMTDDGKRDCDLLARARLRPHTSRVFTGARRWLWQEFGDPDAANREALRRGQTRVSRQLWHLGNKIMEVDAFVRATPARDICEVHPELVFLRLNGGTPLPRKKSEEGNALRRKLLTRAGFSEIDRWLTEARIGTGAKRDDVLDACAVALAAHQPSGCVPGGPQPLDAYDLPMQIWF; encoded by the coding sequence TTGAGGGCGGTCGGCCTCGACGGATTCTCCAAAGGCTGGGTCGCCGTCACCATCGACGGCGACCAGCGCACGATTTCCTTTCACGGCGACATTGCTGACGCGCTGACGGGTCCGTTTGATCGTGCCGGGATCGATATCCCGATCGGCATGACCGATGACGGCAAGCGCGATTGCGACCTGCTTGCCCGCGCGCGGCTGCGTCCGCACACCTCACGCGTCTTCACCGGCGCCCGGCGCTGGCTGTGGCAGGAGTTTGGCGATCCTGACGCGGCGAACCGTGAAGCGCTGCGCCGCGGTCAGACCCGCGTCTCGCGCCAGCTCTGGCATCTCGGCAACAAGATCATGGAGGTCGACGCGTTCGTGCGCGCGACCCCCGCACGCGACATCTGCGAGGTGCATCCCGAACTGGTTTTCCTGCGGCTGAACGGCGGCACGCCATTGCCGCGCAAGAAGTCGGAGGAGGGCAACGCCCTTCGCCGCAAGCTCTTGACGCGCGCCGGCTTCAGCGAGATCGATCGCTGGCTGACCGAAGCGCGGATCGGCACCGGCGCGAAGCGTGACGATGTGCTGGATGCCTGCGCGGTGGCTTTGGCTGCTCATCAACCAAGCGGCTGCGTTCCTGGGGGACCGCAGCCGCTGGATGCGTATGATCTGCCGATGCAGATCTGGTTCTAG
- a CDS encoding fumarate hydratase has translation MNAPSAFPDQQKPVPPYKHTPLFPLGADSTPYKKVTSEGVRVEKVLGKDMLVVSREALRALSEAAFGDINHYLRPGHLKQLRSILEDKEASDNDKFVAFDFLKNANIAAGGVLPMCQDTGTAIIMGKKGCNVITDGDDEAALSEGARDAYLRRNLRYSQVAPLSMYEEKNTANNMPAQCEIYAEGDDAYKFMFMAKGGGSANKSFLFQATPSVLTKDRLLAFLKEKVLTLGTAACPPYHLAIVIGGTSAELCMKTVKLASARYLDALPTHGSADGNAFRDLEMEQEILKMTQSLGVGAQFGGKYFCHDVRVIRMPRHGASLPIGLGVSCSADRQVLGKITKDGVYLEELEHNPAQYLPAVEQSLGGDVVKIALNQPMKDILATLSQYPIKTRVSMTGTMIVARDSAHAKLRERLEKGEPLPDYFKNHPVYYAGPAKTPDGYASGAFGPTTAGRMDSFVDQFQAAGGSMVMVAKGNRAVAVREACKKHGGFYLGSIGGAAANLAEHCIKKVEVVEYPELGMEAIWRIEVVDFPAFIIIDDKGNDFFKELNLG, from the coding sequence ATGAACGCCCCCTCAGCCTTCCCCGACCAGCAGAAGCCCGTTCCGCCCTACAAGCACACCCCGCTGTTCCCGCTGGGTGCCGACAGCACGCCCTACAAGAAGGTGACGAGCGAGGGCGTCCGGGTCGAGAAGGTGTTGGGCAAGGACATGCTGGTGGTGTCGCGCGAGGCGCTGCGGGCGCTGTCCGAGGCCGCCTTCGGCGACATCAACCACTATCTGCGGCCGGGCCATCTGAAGCAGCTGCGCTCGATCCTCGAGGACAAGGAAGCCAGCGACAACGACAAGTTCGTCGCCTTCGACTTCCTGAAGAACGCCAACATCGCCGCCGGCGGCGTGCTGCCGATGTGCCAGGACACCGGTACCGCGATCATCATGGGCAAGAAGGGCTGCAACGTCATCACCGACGGCGACGACGAGGCCGCGCTCTCCGAAGGCGCGCGCGACGCCTATCTGCGCCGCAACCTGCGCTATTCGCAGGTCGCGCCGCTGTCGATGTACGAGGAGAAGAACACCGCCAACAACATGCCGGCGCAGTGCGAGATCTATGCCGAGGGCGACGACGCCTACAAGTTCATGTTCATGGCCAAGGGCGGCGGCTCGGCCAACAAGAGTTTTCTGTTCCAGGCGACGCCCTCGGTCCTGACCAAAGATCGGCTGCTCGCCTTCCTGAAGGAGAAGGTGCTGACGCTCGGCACCGCGGCCTGTCCGCCGTACCACCTCGCGATCGTGATCGGCGGCACTTCGGCCGAGCTCTGCATGAAGACCGTGAAGCTTGCTTCCGCGCGCTATCTCGATGCGCTGCCGACCCACGGCTCGGCTGACGGCAACGCGTTCCGCGATCTCGAGATGGAGCAGGAAATCCTCAAGATGACGCAAAGCCTGGGGGTAGGCGCGCAGTTCGGCGGCAAGTATTTCTGCCACGACGTGCGCGTGATCCGCATGCCGCGCCACGGCGCCTCGCTGCCGATCGGGCTCGGCGTCTCGTGCTCGGCGGACCGCCAGGTGCTCGGCAAGATCACCAAAGACGGCGTCTATCTCGAGGAGCTCGAGCATAACCCGGCGCAGTATCTGCCCGCGGTCGAGCAGTCGCTCGGCGGCGATGTCGTCAAGATCGCCCTCAACCAGCCGATGAAGGATATCCTCGCGACGCTGTCGCAATATCCGATCAAGACCCGCGTCTCGATGACCGGCACCATGATTGTGGCGCGCGACTCCGCCCACGCCAAGCTGCGCGAGCGGCTGGAGAAGGGCGAACCGCTGCCGGATTATTTCAAGAACCATCCGGTCTACTATGCCGGCCCGGCCAAGACGCCCGACGGCTACGCCTCCGGCGCGTTCGGCCCGACCACCGCCGGCCGCATGGATTCCTTCGTCGACCAGTTCCAGGCCGCGGGCGGCTCGATGGTGATGGTCGCCAAGGGCAACCGCGCGGTCGCGGTGCGCGAGGCCTGCAAGAAGCACGGCGGCTTCTATCTCGGCTCGATCGGCGGCGCGGCGGCGAACCTTGCCGAGCACTGCATCAAGAAGGTCGAGGTGGTCGAGTATCCCGAGCTCGGCATGGAAGCGATCTGGCGCATCGAAGTGGTCGACTTCCCGGCCTTCATCATCATCGATGACAAGGGCAACGACTTCTTCAAGGAATTGAATCTGGGTTGA
- a CDS encoding Kazal-type serine protease inhibitor family protein encodes MKTALLIWFAALALLIAVPTGADAARLGKSCGGLAGIQCSRSGQFCQFKPGQCGRADQTGSCAFRPTICNKIFKPVCGCDGKTYGNDCERRAAGASKAQDGKCAS; translated from the coding sequence ATGAAGACAGCGCTTTTGATCTGGTTCGCGGCGCTGGCCTTGTTGATCGCGGTCCCGACCGGCGCCGATGCTGCCCGCCTCGGCAAGTCGTGCGGCGGCCTTGCCGGCATTCAATGCAGCCGTAGCGGCCAGTTCTGCCAGTTCAAGCCGGGACAGTGCGGCCGTGCCGACCAGACCGGCAGCTGCGCGTTCCGGCCGACGATCTGCAACAAGATCTTCAAGCCGGTGTGCGGCTGCGACGGCAAGACTTATGGCAATGATTGCGAACGCCGCGCCGCCGGCGCCTCCAAGGCGCAGGACGGCAAGTGTGCATCCTGA
- a CDS encoding isoprenylcysteine carboxylmethyltransferase family protein yields the protein MIAKLLLQNTFFVVAMAALLFAFAGTLHWPGAWAYLIASALIGPACGLWLAKVDPGLLAERMRLTAREGQPAEDKRFMLVFLVIAVLWFVAMGLDRRFGGANAGVALIVLGLVLYLISTALILWVFRTNSFAAPVVKVQTERDHHVISTGPYALVRHPMYASVMLFFIGVPLTLGSWWGLAFVPVFFAMFAFRTGIEERTLVAGLSGYADYAARVRYRLVPGLW from the coding sequence ATGATCGCAAAGCTCCTCCTGCAGAATACTTTCTTCGTCGTCGCAATGGCCGCGCTGCTGTTTGCCTTCGCCGGCACGCTGCACTGGCCTGGCGCGTGGGCTTATCTGATCGCCTCGGCGCTGATCGGCCCGGCCTGCGGACTGTGGCTTGCCAAGGTCGATCCCGGCCTGCTGGCCGAGCGCATGCGGCTCACCGCGCGCGAAGGCCAGCCCGCCGAGGACAAGCGCTTCATGCTGGTGTTCCTCGTCATTGCCGTGCTGTGGTTCGTCGCGATGGGCCTCGACCGTCGGTTTGGCGGCGCCAATGCCGGCGTGGCGCTGATCGTGCTCGGCCTCGTGCTGTATCTGATCTCGACCGCGCTGATCCTGTGGGTGTTCCGCACCAATTCGTTCGCAGCCCCAGTCGTGAAGGTACAGACCGAGCGCGACCATCACGTGATCTCGACCGGACCCTACGCGCTGGTGCGCCATCCGATGTATGCGAGCGTGATGCTGTTCTTCATCGGCGTGCCGCTGACGCTCGGCTCCTGGTGGGGCCTTGCCTTCGTGCCGGTGTTCTTCGCGATGTTCGCGTTCCGCACCGGGATCGAGGAACGCACGCTGGTGGCGGGATTGTCAGGCTATGCCGATTATGCGGCACGGGTGCGCTATCGCCTCGTGCCCGGACTGTGGTGA
- a CDS encoding GFA family protein has protein sequence MAESKTYTGGCHCGQVRFECTTDMAMVTACNCSICTKKGLHFVFMPPSSFQLRAGAENLKEYLFNRHAIRHQLCVDCGVDVFARGKKPDGADIVALNVNCIDGIDLSKIAMTPVDGKSR, from the coding sequence ATGGCAGAGAGCAAGACCTACACCGGCGGCTGCCATTGCGGCCAGGTGCGCTTCGAATGCACCACCGACATGGCGATGGTGACCGCCTGCAACTGCTCGATCTGCACCAAGAAGGGGCTGCACTTCGTGTTCATGCCGCCGTCGAGCTTCCAGCTTCGCGCCGGCGCCGAGAACCTGAAGGAGTACCTGTTCAACCGCCATGCGATCCGCCACCAGCTCTGCGTCGATTGCGGTGTCGACGTGTTCGCGCGCGGCAAGAAGCCCGATGGCGCCGACATCGTCGCGCTCAATGTCAACTGCATCGACGGCATCGACCTGTCGAAGATCGCGATGACGCCGGTGGATGGGAAGAGCCGGTAG
- a CDS encoding glutathione S-transferase has translation MHYQLYYWPMIQGRGEYVRLALEDAGAEYTDVARGKGGTGAVMKMMDARKGTPPFAPPFLKAGQLVIGQTANILLYLGARHGLAPKAEAGKLWVHELQLTIADFVLEIHDTHHPLGPSLYYEDQKAPAKKRTEEFWKSRVPKYLGYFEDLVQANGGGFVAGRRLTYVDLSLFQIVEGLRYAFPKRMAGFEKKVPRLIALRDRVAERPNIKAYLASERRIPFNEEGIFRRYKALDL, from the coding sequence ATGCACTATCAGCTTTACTACTGGCCGATGATCCAGGGCCGCGGCGAATATGTCCGCCTCGCACTCGAGGATGCCGGCGCTGAATATACCGATGTCGCGCGCGGCAAGGGCGGCACCGGCGCCGTGATGAAGATGATGGACGCGCGCAAGGGCACGCCGCCCTTTGCGCCGCCGTTCCTGAAGGCCGGCCAACTCGTGATCGGACAGACTGCCAACATCCTGCTCTATCTCGGCGCGCGCCACGGCCTCGCGCCGAAGGCGGAGGCGGGAAAGCTCTGGGTGCACGAGTTGCAGCTGACGATTGCGGACTTCGTGCTGGAGATCCACGACACCCACCACCCGCTCGGGCCGTCGCTGTATTACGAGGACCAGAAGGCGCCGGCGAAGAAACGCACGGAAGAGTTCTGGAAATCGCGGGTGCCGAAATATCTCGGCTATTTCGAGGATCTCGTGCAGGCGAATGGCGGCGGCTTCGTCGCCGGACGCCGGCTGACCTACGTCGACCTGTCGCTGTTCCAGATCGTCGAAGGCCTGCGCTACGCGTTTCCGAAGCGGATGGCCGGGTTCGAGAAGAAGGTCCCGCGCCTGATCGCACTGCGCGATCGCGTTGCGGAGCGGCCGAACATCAAGGCCTATCTGGCGAGCGAGCGGCGGATTCCGTTCAACGAGGAGGGGATTTTCCGGCGCTACAAGGCGCTGGATTTGTGA
- a CDS encoding DUF3606 domain-containing protein: MADNKKKRGAQDRALIALSESYEVAYWSKKFKVTPAKLKAAVKKVGHSAKKVEAHFKEQRHMAADRARIAISEPYEVRYWSKKFKVTPARLKAAVAEVGHSSKKVEAHFAKKKKTAKKKKAAKKTLKKAGKRKKN, from the coding sequence ATGGCGGACAACAAGAAGAAGCGGGGCGCACAAGATCGCGCCCTGATCGCGTTGAGCGAGTCCTACGAAGTTGCGTACTGGTCCAAGAAGTTCAAGGTCACGCCGGCAAAGCTCAAGGCGGCCGTCAAGAAGGTCGGGCACTCCGCCAAGAAGGTGGAAGCCCACTTCAAGGAGCAGCGGCACATGGCCGCCGACCGCGCGCGGATCGCGATCAGCGAGCCCTACGAGGTCCGCTACTGGTCGAAGAAGTTCAAGGTGACCCCTGCCCGCCTCAAGGCCGCGGTGGCCGAAGTCGGACATTCCTCGAAGAAGGTCGAGGCCCATTTCGCGAAGAAGAAGAAAACCGCGAAGAAAAAGAAGGCGGCCAAGAAGACTCTCAAGAAGGCCGGCAAGCGCAAGAAGAACTGA
- a CDS encoding lectin produces MAAPPATAQTADTSFFVTSNGIGNGGNLGGLAGADNHCQTLAQAAGFGAPKTWRAYLSTQAADGKPAVNARDRIGKGPWKNVKGVVVAKDVADLHSAGNNLTKQTALSEKGDVINGAGDTPNRHDVLTGSQADGTAFAAGEDRTCKNWTSSTQGAAMVGHFDRKGLRDDEPSKSWNMSHPSRGPDGGCSQADLKSTGGDGLLYCFAAN; encoded by the coding sequence ATGGCCGCGCCGCCGGCAACGGCGCAGACCGCCGACACCAGCTTCTTCGTGACCAGCAACGGCATCGGCAATGGCGGCAATCTCGGCGGGCTCGCCGGCGCCGACAATCATTGCCAGACCCTGGCGCAGGCCGCGGGCTTCGGAGCGCCGAAGACATGGCGCGCCTATCTCTCGACCCAGGCGGCCGACGGAAAGCCCGCGGTGAATGCGCGCGATCGCATCGGCAAGGGCCCGTGGAAGAACGTGAAGGGCGTCGTGGTCGCCAAGGATGTCGCCGATCTGCACAGCGCCGGCAATAATCTCACCAAGCAGACCGCGCTGTCCGAGAAGGGCGACGTCATCAACGGTGCCGGCGACACGCCGAACCGCCACGACGTGCTGACGGGATCGCAGGCCGATGGTACGGCGTTTGCAGCCGGTGAGGACCGCACCTGCAAGAACTGGACAAGCAGTACGCAGGGCGCCGCCATGGTCGGGCACTTCGACCGCAAGGGCCTGCGGGATGACGAGCCGTCAAAATCCTGGAACATGTCGCATCCCTCGCGCGGTCCTGACGGCGGCTGCTCGCAAGCCGATCTGAAGAGCACCGGCGGCGACGGCCTGCTGTACTGCTTCGCGGCGAATTGA
- a CDS encoding TIM44-like domain-containing protein, which yields MNFSQRTRGIVRAIAVAMALALPVMMTVSAADARVGGGGSRGSRTFSAPPSTSTAPGSVAPMNRTFSQPGSPSMGSPAAANSGGLFGRGGMGRGLLGGLAAGFLGAGLFGMLFGGGLFSGLGGLSSMFGLLLQIGLIVLVVRLAMSWWQRRNAPAAAYAGGPDVGPGPQANARSGFGFGLGGGSNAPVEITPGDYETFERLLGDIQAAWSNEDIAKLHTLATPEMVSYFSKDLEENKARNVTNKTSNVKLLQGDLAEAWREGDSEYATVAMRYSLVDTMLERGTGRQVSGGQPEEITEVWTFVRQRGGNWELSAIQQTN from the coding sequence ATGAATTTCTCGCAACGCACGCGTGGAATTGTCCGGGCGATCGCCGTCGCGATGGCGCTGGCGCTGCCCGTGATGATGACCGTTTCGGCGGCCGACGCCCGCGTTGGCGGCGGCGGCTCGCGCGGCTCGCGGACATTCTCCGCGCCGCCCTCGACCAGCACCGCGCCGGGCTCGGTTGCTCCGATGAACCGTACCTTCAGCCAGCCTGGTAGCCCCAGCATGGGCTCGCCGGCGGCGGCGAATTCCGGCGGCCTGTTCGGCCGCGGCGGAATGGGTCGCGGCCTGCTCGGCGGCCTGGCCGCGGGCTTCCTTGGCGCCGGCCTGTTCGGCATGCTGTTCGGCGGCGGCCTGTTCTCGGGCCTCGGCGGGTTGTCGTCGATGTTCGGCCTGCTGCTGCAGATCGGTCTGATCGTGCTGGTGGTTCGGCTCGCGATGTCGTGGTGGCAGCGGCGCAATGCGCCGGCCGCCGCCTACGCGGGGGGCCCCGACGTCGGCCCTGGTCCGCAGGCGAACGCCCGTTCGGGCTTCGGCTTTGGCCTCGGCGGCGGATCGAATGCGCCGGTCGAGATCACACCTGGTGACTACGAGACGTTCGAGCGGTTGCTCGGCGACATCCAGGCCGCGTGGTCGAACGAGGACATTGCGAAGCTGCACACGCTCGCGACGCCGGAAATGGTGTCGTACTTCTCGAAGGATCTCGAGGAGAACAAGGCGCGCAACGTCACCAACAAGACCTCCAATGTGAAGCTCTTGCAGGGCGATCTGGCGGAAGCCTGGCGCGAAGGCGACAGCGAATATGCGACGGTCGCGATGCGCTACTCGCTCGTAGACACCATGCTGGAGCGCGGCACCGGCCGTCAGGTCAGCGGCGGGCAGCCGGAGGAGATCACCGAGGTCTGGACCTTCGTGCGCCAGCGCGGCGGCAACTGGGAGCTTTCGGCGATCCAGCAGACCAACTGA
- a CDS encoding ATP-binding protein: protein MTADSNDPPATEPFVAHGPARRSGSILLVLLIATGIVAVAVWLMTIGRTQAQPYILFVLALLATVGLFNLFALAAGIIRFSDRTSDDPVMGRIADHAHEGLVVTDSRGHVVYSNAAYLTLTGAAGPQDVRPVERVFIGNPDVSEAVFRLLKAAREGKRQQEEVRVAAHEAGQGGGQGRWLRLRVRPLGEGKRDAKYAVWSIADVTRDRERQEDVFQELRHAIEYLDHAPCGFFSVNPAGEIAYINATLANWLDYDLAEIGSGGLKLTDIVSGDGAALLTSIAAVPGEVKTEVFDIDLRMRGGKTVPVRLYHKLAFGADGAAGASRTLVISRARDEHSDPERAAEVRFMRFFDHTPMAIATVDRGGNVVGANARYAKLAQGLNGDGGAAKSIFRAVNPRDRGLLIAAINQAAEGQGDIAPVEVMLDGPKERSAQFFVTTVEKDERDAETAIVYMLETTERHALENQINQSQKMEMVGQLAGGIAHDFNNVLSAIMMANDFLLNAHKPTDPSFQDIMQIKQNATRAATLVRQLLAFSRRQTLRPQVLDLGDALSDLTMLLRRLIGEKVKLDLVHGRDLWPVKVDVSQFEQVVVNLAVNARDAMPDGGKLIIRTTNVPTEEAAQLANKGMPAADYVKIEISDTGTGIPHEIIDKIFEPFFSTKEVGKGTGLGLSTVYGIVKQTGGFVYVDSVPGGGTTFRIYLPRHHQEQEVAPEAHAGNSAAKETAAADATKPKPDLTGQGTILLVEDEDGLRSLNARGLRSRGYSVIEAANGVEALEAFEENNGKVDLVVSDVVMPEMDGPTLLKEMRSRNAELKIIFVSGYAEDAFEKSLPENQQFAFLPKPFTLTQLVAAVKETMTAN, encoded by the coding sequence TGACCATCGGCCGGACCCAGGCGCAGCCCTATATCCTGTTTGTGCTGGCGCTGCTCGCCACCGTGGGGCTGTTCAACCTGTTCGCCCTTGCCGCCGGCATCATCCGCTTCTCCGACCGCACGAGCGACGACCCGGTGATGGGCCGGATCGCCGACCACGCCCATGAAGGGCTCGTCGTCACCGACTCCCGCGGCCACGTGGTCTATTCCAACGCCGCCTATCTCACGCTGACCGGCGCGGCAGGCCCGCAGGACGTCCGTCCCGTCGAACGCGTCTTTATCGGCAACCCCGACGTCTCCGAGGCGGTGTTCCGCCTGTTGAAGGCGGCGCGCGAGGGCAAGCGGCAGCAGGAGGAGGTCCGCGTCGCCGCCCACGAGGCCGGGCAAGGTGGCGGACAAGGCCGCTGGCTGCGCCTGCGGGTACGCCCGCTCGGCGAGGGCAAGCGCGACGCGAAATATGCGGTGTGGTCGATCGCCGACGTCACCCGCGACCGCGAGCGCCAGGAAGACGTGTTCCAGGAACTGCGGCACGCGATCGAATATCTCGATCATGCGCCGTGCGGCTTCTTCTCGGTCAATCCGGCCGGGGAGATCGCCTATATCAACGCCACGCTGGCCAACTGGCTGGACTACGATCTCGCCGAGATCGGCTCGGGCGGCCTGAAGCTGACCGACATCGTCTCGGGCGACGGCGCGGCGCTGCTGACCTCGATCGCGGCGGTGCCCGGCGAGGTCAAGACCGAGGTGTTCGACATCGACCTGCGGATGCGCGGCGGCAAGACCGTGCCGGTGCGGCTCTATCACAAGCTCGCCTTCGGCGCCGACGGCGCGGCGGGCGCCTCGCGCACGCTGGTGATCAGCCGCGCCCGCGACGAGCATTCCGATCCGGAGCGTGCCGCCGAGGTGCGCTTCATGCGCTTCTTCGACCATACGCCGATGGCGATCGCGACCGTCGATCGCGGCGGCAATGTGGTCGGCGCCAATGCCCGCTATGCCAAGCTGGCGCAGGGGCTGAACGGCGACGGCGGCGCGGCCAAGTCGATCTTCCGCGCGGTCAATCCGCGCGACCGCGGCCTGCTGATCGCCGCGATCAACCAGGCTGCCGAAGGCCAGGGCGACATTGCGCCGGTCGAGGTTATGCTCGACGGGCCTAAGGAGCGCTCCGCCCAGTTCTTCGTCACCACCGTCGAGAAGGACGAGCGCGACGCCGAGACCGCAATCGTCTACATGCTCGAGACCACCGAGCGGCACGCGCTGGAGAACCAGATCAACCAGTCGCAGAAGATGGAGATGGTCGGCCAGCTCGCCGGCGGCATCGCGCACGACTTCAACAACGTGCTGTCGGCCATCATGATGGCGAACGACTTCCTGCTGAACGCGCACAAGCCGACCGATCCGTCGTTCCAGGACATCATGCAGATCAAGCAGAACGCCACCCGCGCCGCGACGCTGGTGCGGCAGCTGCTTGCGTTCTCGCGCCGCCAGACGCTGCGGCCGCAGGTGCTCGATCTCGGCGATGCGCTCTCCGACCTCACCATGCTGCTGCGCCGGCTGATCGGCGAGAAGGTCAAGCTCGACCTTGTGCATGGCCGCGACCTGTGGCCGGTCAAGGTCGACGTCTCGCAATTCGAGCAGGTGGTGGTCAATCTCGCGGTGAACGCGCGCGACGCGATGCCCGACGGCGGCAAGCTGATCATCCGCACCACCAACGTGCCGACCGAGGAAGCCGCGCAGCTCGCCAACAAGGGCATGCCGGCGGCCGATTATGTGAAGATCGAGATTTCGGACACCGGCACCGGCATTCCGCACGAGATCATCGACAAGATTTTCGAGCCGTTCTTCTCGACCAAGGAAGTCGGCAAGGGCACCGGCCTCGGCCTGTCCACGGTCTACGGCATCGTCAAGCAGACCGGCGGCTTCGTTTATGTCGATTCCGTGCCGGGCGGCGGCACCACGTTCCGGATCTATCTACCGAGGCATCACCAGGAGCAAGAGGTTGCACCGGAGGCGCATGCCGGCAACAGCGCGGCGAAGGAAACCGCCGCCGCGGATGCCACCAAGCCGAAGCCTGATCTCACCGGGCAGGGCACCATCCTGCTGGTCGAGGACGAGGACGGCCTGCGCTCGCTGAATGCGCGTGGCCTGCGTTCGCGCGGCTACAGCGTGATCGAGGCGGCGAACGGCGTCGAGGCGCTGGAGGCGTTCGAGGAGAACAACGGCAAGGTCGACCTCGTGGTGTCCGACGTCGTGATGCCGGAGATGGACGGGCCGACGCTGCTGAAGGAAATGCGCAGCCGCAATGCGGAGCTGAAGATCATCTTCGTCTCGGGCTATGCCGAGGACGCGTTCGAGAAGAGCCTGCCGGAGAACCAGCAGTTCGCGTTCCTGCCGAAGCCGTTCACGCTGACGCAGCTGGTTGCCGCGGTGAAGGAAACCATGACGGCGAACTAG